A region from the Oncorhynchus clarkii lewisi isolate Uvic-CL-2024 chromosome 8, UVic_Ocla_1.0, whole genome shotgun sequence genome encodes:
- the LOC139415288 gene encoding syntaxin-binding protein 6-like, with amino-acid sequence MNIQSAINRAVFAPRDERMLVAVEVKRRKRKRVPFLPTGGKGEYMTYICLSVTNKRPAQLLITKVKQFGGSAPFTRRSQWAVEQLRQVNGINPNKDCPEFDLVFDNAFDQWVASSAPEKCIFIQIMYHACQTYWEGKEGVPGSPAGDQQKGQRGQGGQGSPGAQGGQGSPGAQGGQGSPGAQGGQGSPGAQVGQIGGPVAQARRKSTVGPRPHHTEFVNCQSKLTGDACKMNLVLYRCKVFFNRMKKVMVSNQSRSQAGAGPRAGPSGQRPPGGSMGSVVQRASQALQERGERLGRAEDKTVDLMHKAQQFADTAHKLALKYSN; translated from the exons ATGAATATCCAGTCAGCTATCAACAGGGCGGTGTTTGCTCCCCGGGATGAGAGGATGCTAGTGGCTGTGGAGGTGAAGAGGAGAAAAAGGAAAAGGGTCCCCTTTCTACCCACTGGAGGCAAGGGAGAATACATGACATACATCTGTTTGTCAG TGACCAATAAGAGGCCAGCTCAGCTCCTCATCACCAAAGTCAAGCAGTTTGGGGGCTCCGCCCCCTTCACCAGAAGGTCACAGTGGGCCGTGGAGCAGCTTCGCCAGGTCAACGGCATCAACCCCAACAAG GACTGCCCAGAGTTTGACCTGGTGTTCGACAACGCCTTTGACCAATGGGTGGCCAGCTCAGCGCCAGAGAAGTGCATCTTCATCCAGATCATGTACCACGCCTGTCAGACCTATTGGGAAGGCAAGGAGGGGGTCCCTGGTAGCCCAGCCGGGGACCAGCAGAAGGGGCAAAGAGGTCAAGGGGGCCAGGGTAGCCCAGGGGCCCAAGGGGGCCAGGGTAGCCCAGGGGCCCAAGGGGGCCAGGGTAGCCCAGGGGCCCAAGGGGGCCAGGGTAGCCCAGGGGCCCAAGTGGGCCAGATAGGAGGACCAGTGGCCCAGGCTAGACGGAAGAGCACCGTGGGTCCCAGGCCCCATCATACTGAGTTTGTCAACTGTCAGTCCAAACTCACAGGAG ATGCCTGCAAAATGAATCTGGTCCTGTACCGTTGCAAGGTCTTTTTCAATCGCATGAAGAAGGTGATGGTTTCAAACCAAAGCCGTTCTCAGGCTGGAG CAGGTCCTAGAGCAGGACCGAGTGGGCAGcgccctccagggggcagtatgGGTAGTGTAGTCCAGAGGGCCAGCCAGGCCCTGCAGGAGCGTGGGGAGAGACTGGGCCGGGCTGAGGACAAGACGGTAGACCTAATGCACAAAGCCCAGCAGTTTGCAGACACTGCTCACAAG CTGGCTCTGAAGTATTCAAACTAG